One Setaria italica strain Yugu1 chromosome I, Setaria_italica_v2.0, whole genome shotgun sequence DNA window includes the following coding sequences:
- the LOC101777347 gene encoding clathrin interactor EPSIN 2 yields the protein MKKVFDQTVRDLKREVNKKVLKVPGIEQKILDATSNEPWGPHGSLLADIAQATNNYHEYQMIMNIVWKRINDTGKNWRHVYKGLIVLDYLVAHGTERVIDDIREHSYQISTLADFQYIDSSGRDQGSNVRRKSQSLVSLVNDKERIQEVRQKALTTRDKYRSAFATSGTHRSPGGYGGGYDNDRYEGSYGSRYDNRNGNGREREYGYRDEDRYGGPGDTPNREGDRYSRDSNERYGRDYREDEYKGSHSNHEYAEGSGRRSYGRERDSYGDDEAYSSRGRGSNADGPTQDERPIERKLSNQQIASPPPNYEDVTRDGQDNLPNDRNGGSVPAAVPKVSSPPVPATSVPAEQVNGVHDSTVEDVPAPPTAHAEPNGFDEFDPRGSVLDSSPPVNPAPVVNSLEMDLFGSDPISSLALVSVPQPTTTSNVEPPANSGFETNDFMGMPPTSSGFGEIDASNPFGDPTPFKAVHDESPAVPQTNAAPAGSIQSTGPGADANPFQAASAASFGFGDTLGDLTFASNTASEQQDIFANTASFPSQVSAANPSVVLQQPVSTNFPSQAPQPAVAGPPPVTHAAPTAFAPSQAPQAAPAFAYSQAPYPAAANQSQVPQAASTSFAPSQAPQPVAPNVPSGQSNFFMQTASGAGFDSQSGVPLQNGAPSYIPSQTSQFTAPANQQPSQPSFLPQTGTSAPQPALISRGASQPLGVPNSVPSATSFPLQSSSSAPPETLISALQVSQTEPVKKFEPKSKLWSDTLSRGLVNLDISGPKANPHADIGVDFDSINRKEKRQEKKINQAPVVSTVTMGKAMGAGSGIGRSGAGSMAPPPNPMGAGRPMGMGMGTGAGYGGGMGMNRPMGMGMGMGMGMGMNQQQMGMGMGMNQQPMGMGMGMNQQPMGGMNMGMGMNQGMPMRPPMGMGPGGMPGAGYNQMGAAYGGQQPYGGYR from the exons ATGAAGAAAGTGTTCGATCAGACGGTCCGAGACTT AAAAAGAGAGGTGAATAAGAAGGTCCTCAAGGTTCCTGGAATAGAACAAAAG ATTCTTGATGCTACAAGCAATGAGCCATGGGGCCCGCATGGATCCCTCCTGGCAGACATTGCTCAAGCAACGAATAACTA TCATGAGTACCAGATGATCATGAATATTGTGTGGAAGAGGATCAATGACACTGGTAAAAATTGGCGGCATGTTTACAAG GGATTGATTGTCTTGGACTACCTGGTTGCACATGGTACTGAGCGAGTTATTGATGACATAAGAGAGCATTCTTATCAGATATCG ACACTTGCTGACTTCCAGTACATTGATTCTTCTGGGAGAGATCAAGGCAGCAATGTACGGAGGAAATCCCAGAGCCTTGTTAGTTTagttaatgataaagaaagaaTACAGGAAGTTAGGCAGAAAGCCCTCACTACCAGGGACAA GTACCGGAGTGCATTTGCCACCAGTGGAACACACAGGAGCCCAGGTGGATACGGTGGTGGTTATGACAATGATCGCTATGAGGGCAGCTATGGCAGTAGATATGATAACAGAAATGGAAATGGGAGGGAAAGAGAATATGGATACAGGGACGAAGACAGATATGGCGGTCCTGGAGACACACCCAATCGGGAAGGAGATCGTTATTCCAGAGATTCTAATGAGCGCTATGGTAGAGATTATAGAGAAGATGAATACAAAGGAAGTCATAGCAACCATGAATATGCTGAAGGATCAGGCCGCAGGAGCTATGGTCGGGAAAGGGATTCATATGGGGATGATGAAGCCTATTCATCCcg TGGCCGTGGCAGCAATGCTGATGGGCCTACCCAGGATGAGAG GCCTATAGAACGAAAGCTATCTAACCAGCAGATTGCTTCACCACCACCAAACTATGAAGATGTTACAAGAGATGGCCAGGACAATCTTCCCAATGACAG AAATGGAGGAAGTGTTCCTGCTGCCGTACCAAAGGTGTCTTCTCCTCCTGTTCCTGCAACAAGTGTTCCTGCAGAACAGGTGAATGGGGTTCACGATAGTACTGTCGAAGATGTACCTGCACCCCCAACTGCTCATGCTGAGCCTAATGGATTTGATGAGTTTGATCCACGTGGATCTGTACTAG ATTCTTCTCCTCCCGTGAACCCTGCGCCAGTGGTGAATAGCTTAGAGATGGATTTATTTGGATCAGATCCTATTAGTTCACTGGCTTTGGTATCTGTGCCTCAACCAACAACCACATCAAATGTTGAGCCACCAGCAAATTCAGGTTTTGAGACAAATGATTTTATGGGCATGCCACCAACTTCCTCTGGATTTGGCGAG ATTGATGCCTCAAATCCTTTCGGGGATCCTACTCCTTTCAAGGCGGTTCATGATGAAAGTCCTGCAGTTCCTCAGACAAATGCTGCGCCTGCTGGTTCTATTCAGTCTACTGGACCTGGTGCAGATGCAAATCCTTTCCAGGCTGCTTCAGCCGCAAGCTTTGGTTTTGGAGATACTCTTGGTGATCTCACTTTTGCTTCAAACACTGCTTCTGAGCAGCAAGATATTTTTGCAAACACAGCCTCCTTTCCTTCACAGGTATCAGCTGCGAATCCATCCGTGGTTCTCCAACAGCCAGTTTCTACTAATTTCCCCTCTCAGGCACCTCAGCCTGCAGTTGCTGGGCCACCGCCTGTTACTCATGCTGCTCCCACAGCATTTGCTCCTTCTCAAGCACCTCAGGCTGCTCCTGCGTTTGCTTATTCACAAGCACCTTATCCTGCTGCTGCCAACCAGTCTCAGGTTCCCCAGGCTGCCTCCACATCATTTGCTCCTTCACAGGCACCTCAACCTGTAGCACCAAATGTGCCATCAGGCCAGTCAAACTTCTTTATGCAAACAGCATCAGGGGCTGGTTTTGATAGCCAATCTGGGGTTCCTTTACAGAATGGAGCTCCATCCTACATTCCTTCACAGACTTCTCAGTTCACTGCCCCGGCAAACCAACAACCATCTCAGCCAAGCTTCCTCCCACAAACTGGGACATCAGCTCCGCAGCCAGCTTTGATTTCTCGGGGAGCATCCCAGCCTCTTGGTGTGCCAAATTCAGTACCTTCTGCCACTAGCTTCCCGTTGCAGTCAAGTTCATCAGCTCCCCCAGAAACACTCATTTCAGCCTTGCAAGTTAGTCAGACTGAGCCAGTGAAGAAATTCGAGCCCAAATCTAAACTTTGGTCTGATACTCTGAGCCGGGGTCTAGTCAATCTGGACATTTCTGGAC CAAAAGCAAACCCTCATGCCGATATTGGAGTTGACTTTGATTCAATCAATCGCAAGGAGAAAaggcaagaaaagaaaataaaccaAGCACCTGTGGTGTCTACAGTCACCATGGGCAAAGCCATGGGAGCTGGTTCCGGCATTGGCCGGTCTGGTGCTGGTTCAATGGCACCCCCTCCCAACCCAATGGGTGCAGGCAGGCCCATGGGCATGGGTATGGGCACTGGTGCTGGTTATGGTGGTGGCATGGGGATGAATCGGCCAATGGGcatggggatggggatggggatgggaATGGGAATGAACCAACAACAGATGGGAATGGGGATGGGGATGAACCAACAACCGATGGGAATGGGGATGGGGATGAACCAACAACCGATGGGAGGAATGAACATGGGGATGGGGATGAACCAGGGGATGCCGATGCGGCCTCCTATGGGAATGGGTCCTGGTGGAATGCCCGGTGCTGGCTACAATCAAATGGGTGCTGCATACGGTGGTCAGCAACCATACGGAGGATACAGGTGA
- the LOC101777756 gene encoding uncharacterized protein LOC101777756, protein MESRWRKAKMSLGLNLCVYVPRTLEGDDSNSPNTGSSTAALVSPVASSSSAATSANTTPTAASAEQSNGKANAGAGALMPTTPTPTSAGLRLSKSGSKSFKKTCAICLTTMKPGQGHALFTAECSHTFHFHCISANVKHGSSSCPVCRIKWKELPFRGPLPAELPQVNARINPGNGYQNGGHMTILRPLPRARSSGRLHHLAALLPDNDPSTFNDDEPLELSCEATEDPQQGSLRTVEIKTHPEFTEVPENTSERNFTVLIHLKAPLAQHLQTPSNLEDSKGPCTTRAPVDLITVLDVSGSMAGTKLALLKRAMGFVIQNLGSSDRLSVIAFSSSARRLFPLRRMTESGRQQSLMAVNSLTSNGGTNIAEGLRKGSKVIEERKAKNPVCSIILLSDGQDTYTVSPTAGVHKGAPEYCALLPSTNGNQQVPVHVFGFGADHDSVSLHSISQTSGGTFSFIETEAAIQDAFAQCIGGLLSVVAQGLHVKVESLHPDVHFGSIRSGSYSSRVSDDKRNGSIDVGDLYAEEERDFLVSVNVPPGYGETALLKVGCVYKDPLMKETVNMADVQVKISRPAFVSVQSVSIEVDRQKNRLHAAEVMAEARFSAERGDLTNAVSLLEDCRRMIMGSASGQSGDRLCQALDAELKEMQDRMANRQRYEASGRAYVLSGLSSHSWQRATARGDSTDSESLIQAYQTSSMVDMLLRSQTMSRSSTPRQTPQMRHAKSFPARPQPR, encoded by the exons ATGGAGAGCAGATGGCGGAAGGCCAAGATGTCGCTGGGGCTCAACCTCTGCGTCTACGTGCCCCGGACGCTGGAAGGCGACGACTCCAACTCGCCCAACACAGgctcctccacggcggcgcTCGTGTCGCCCGTGGCGTCCTCGTCGTCCGCCGCCACGAGCGCCAACACCACCCCGACGGCCGCTTCGGCGGAGCAGAGCAACGGCAAGGCGAACGCCGGTGCCGGCGCGCTGATGCCGACCACaccgacgcccacctccgccggcctccgcctctCCAAATCCGGCAGCAAATCCTTCAAG aaaACATGTGCCATATGCCTGACCACAATGAAGCCTGGTCAGGGCCATGCTCTCTTCACAGCTGAGTGCTCGCATACCTTCCACTTCCATTGTATTTCTGCAAATGTTAAGCATGGAAGCAGCAGCTGCCCAGTTTGCCGTATCAAATGGAAGGAGCTTCCATTTCGGGGCCCGTTGCCTGCTGAATTACCCCAAGTAAATGCAAGGATTAATCCAGGTAATGGGTATCAAAATGGAGGCCATATGACTATATTGCGACCACTTCCTCGTGCTCGCTCTTCTGGTAGGCTTCATCATCTGGCCGCATTGCTGCCTGACAATGACCCTAGTACTTTCAACGATGATGAACCCTTGGAATTGTCATGTGAAGCAACTGAAGACCCTCAGCAGGGCAGTTTGAGAACAGTAGAGATAAAGACACATCCTGAGTTCACTGAAGTACCTGAAAACACGTCAGAAAGAAACTTCACTGTTCTAATTCATCTTAAGGCACCCCTTGCTCAGCATTTGCAGACACCCAGCAATCTCGAAGATAGCAAAGGACCATGCACAACTCGCGCCCCTGTTGATCTCATCACAGTTCTTGATGTTAGTGGAAGCATGGCTGGTACCAAACTTGCATTGTTAAAGAGGGCTATGGGATTTGTCATTCAAAACCTTGGCTCTTCAGATCGTCTTTCCGTCATCGCCTTCTCATCATCCGCACGCAGGCTCTTCCCCCTTCGTAGGATGACTGAGTCTGGCCGACAGCAAAGCTTGATGGCTGTTAATTCATTGACATCAAATGGCGGGACCAATATCGCAGAGGGCCTCAGGAAAGGCTCCAAGGTTATCGAAGAACGCAAGGCCAAGAATCCAGTCTGCAGCATCATCCTTTTATCGGATGGTCAAGATACCTACACGGTCTCGCCAACTGCTGGTGTTCACAAAGGAGCACCTGAGTATTGTGCGCTCTTGCCATCCACTAATGGTAACCAGCAGGTACCTGTTCATGTCTTTGGATTTGGTGCTGACCATGACTCAGTCTCGCTGCACTCCATTTCACAAACTTCTGGTGGGACCTTTTCATTCATTGAGACAGAGGCTGCTATACAAGATGCATTTGCTCAGTGCATTGGTGGGCTTCTGAGTGTAGTTGCACAAGGTCTGCATGTAAAGGTGGAGAGCCTCCATCCTGACGTGCACTTTGGCTCCATCAGATCAGGCAGCTATTCTAGCAGAGTTTCAGACGATAAGAGGAATGGCTCCATAGATGTTGGAGACCTGTATGCTGAAGAGGAAAGGGATTTTCTCGTGTCTGTAAACGTTCCCCCAGGCTATGGGGAAACAgcacttctcaaggttggcTGTGTCTACAAAGATCCACTGATGAAGGAGACTGTGAATATGGCTGATGTGCAAGTGAAGATCTCCAGGCCAGCATTCGTCTCAGTACAAAGCGTGTCTATCGAGGTGGACCGCCAGAAGAACCGTCTTCATGCAGCTGAGGTCATGGCCGAAGCAAGGTTTTCTGCAGAGCGTGGTGACCTGACAAATGCTGTCTCGTTACTAGAAGACTGCAGGAGAATGATCATGGGATCAGCATCAGGACAGTCCGGTGATCGTTTGTGCCAAGCATTGGATGCTGAGCTGAAGGAGATGCAAGATAGGATGGCCAATCGCCAAAGGTATGAGGCATCTGGTCGGGCGTATGTCCTCTCAGGCTTGAGTTCCCACTCATGGCAGAGGGCAACCGCACGTGGTGACTCCACAGACAGTGAGAGCCTAATCCAGGCCTATCAGACTTCATCTATGGTGGACATGCTGCTGCGCTCACAAACAATGAGCCGCTCGTCAACCCCTCGACAAACTCCACAGATGAGGCATGCAAAATCATTCCCAGCGCGCCCACAGCCAAGGTAA
- the LOC101778169 gene encoding phosphoenolpyruvate carboxylase kinase 2 — translation MSGGEEALRREYVIGDEIGRGRFGTVRRCYAAATGAPFALKSTPKEPLRELEADPLDLALAEQEPKVHLLVSAPPPASRHVVALHAAFEDADAVHLVLDLCEGGDLFSLVSARGPLPEPEAADLAAQLADALAGCHRRGVAHRDVKPDNLFFDAGGALRLGDFGSAGWFGDGRPMTGLVGTPYYVAPEVVAGREYTEKVDVWSAGVVLYVMLSGTVPFGGATAGEIFEAVLRGNLRFPPRAFAGVSPEAKDLMRRMLCKDVSRRFSAEQVLRHPWIVTRGGSAA, via the exons atgagcggcggcgaggaggcgctgCGGCGGGAGTACGTCATCGGCGACGAGATCGGGCGCGGCCGCTTCGGCACGGTCCGCCGCTgctacgccgccgccacgggtGCGCCCTTCGCGCTCAAGTCCACGCCCAAGGAGCCGCTGCGGGAGCTGGAGGCGGACCCGCTGGACCTGGCCCTCGCGGAGCAGGAGCCCAAGGTGCACCTCCTCgtgtccgcgccgccgcccgccagccGCCACGTCGTCGCGCTCCACGCCGCCTTCGaggacgccgacgccgtccaCCTCGTGCTCGACCTCTGCGAGGGCGGGGACCTCTTCTCCCTCGTCTCCGCGCGGGGCCCGCTCCCGGAGCCCGAGGCGGCCGACCTCGCGGCGCAGCTCGCCGACGCGCTCGCGGGATGCCACCGCCGCGGGGTCGCGCACCGCGACGTCAAGCCGGACAACCTCTTCttcgacgccggcggcgcgctcaGGCTCGGCGACTTCGGGTCCGCGGGGTGGTTCGGGGACGGCCGCCCCATGACGGGGCTCGTTGGGACGCCCTACTACGTGGCGCCCGAGGTGGTGGCCGGGAGGGAGTACACAGAGAAGGTGGACGTGTGGAGCGCCGGGGTGGTGCTCTACGTCATGCTCTCCGGGACCGTGCCCttcggcggcgccaccgcgggaGAGATCTTCGAGGCCGTGCTCCGGGGCAACCTGCGCTTCCCGCCGCGCGCCTTCGCGGGGGTCTCGCCGGAGGCCAAGGACCTCATGCGCCGCATGCTCTGCAAGGACGTCTCCCGAAGGTTCTCCGCCGAGCAAGTCCTAA GGCACCCATGGATCGTGACCCGAGGGGGGAGTGCGGCGTGA